TCGAGGTTTTCAAGCTTCTCGAGGTGTGCTGGTGGTATGCACTGGTCGATCTGGTTGTAGGCGATGTCCAGGAGTTCGAGGTTCGGCAGGTGAGCGAAGACCTCGGGTTCGATTAGTTTTATGTGATTGTGCCAAACGCGGAGGATCTTCAAGTTTCCAAGGTCCTTGATCCAGTCCGTCTTTATTACTGTGATGTGATTGTGATCGAGAATCAGTTCGTAGAGCTGCGATAATCCTGCGAAAGCGCTGCCCGCGATGTCTGCCACTTCTGAGTGCGTTATGTTCAGACAATGCAGCGATCCTGCGAATCGGGCAAAACCGCCCGCCGGAAGCAAATGGATTTTCGAATGTAGTATCGTGATCTTCTGAGCCAAGGCAGGTATGGTGTTCAATTCCTGGAACCAGAAcgagttttttctcaatttttaattttcattattccatCCACTTACTGAGGAAAGTTAAACCACGTGACGTCTGTAATCACGCAACTGAC
This portion of the Diprion similis isolate iyDipSimi1 chromosome 7, iyDipSimi1.1, whole genome shotgun sequence genome encodes:
- the LOC124408030 gene encoding SLIT and NTRK-like protein 6 — encoded protein: MRIDIFGIVLAACVASCLAKCQSKEGDIAESYICEGINSLTELNTIPALAQKITILHSKIHLLPAGGFARFAGSLHCLNITHSEVADIAGSAFAGLSQLYELILDHNHITVIKTDWIKDLGNLKILRVWHNHIKLIEPEVFAHLPNLELLDIAYNQIDQCIPPAHLEKLENLEVLYVAGNPWPLRCRPPVAFHLEHHHVQFINNWGNNHLLIEDCLAHEYGAQWDDQILARCVANHLAKLSAPSIVPAH